From one Silurus meridionalis isolate SWU-2019-XX chromosome 23, ASM1480568v1, whole genome shotgun sequence genomic stretch:
- the sod2 gene encoding LOW QUALITY PROTEIN: superoxide dismutase [Mn], mitochondrial (The sequence of the model RefSeq protein was modified relative to this genomic sequence to represent the inferred CDS: substituted 1 base at 1 genomic stop codon) produces the protein MLSRIGHVCRCAAGVNPFLGILASRQKHTLPDLPYDYGALEPHISAEIMQLHHNKHHATYVNNLNATEEKYQEALAKRDVTTQVALQAALRFNGGGHVNHSIFWTNLSPNGGGEPQGDLMEAIKQDFGSFQRXRRKLLLQLWRSRIRMGWLGFDKENGRLRIAACANQDPLQGTTGLIPLLGIDVWEHAYYLQYKNVRPDYVKAIWNIINWENVSERFLAAKKSN, from the exons ATGTTGAGCAGAATCGGACATGTTTGCAG GTGTGCTGCAGGCGTGAATCCCTTCCTGGGCATTTTGGCTTCCAGACAGAAGCACACACTTCCAGATCTGCCTTATGACTACGGTGCACTGGAACCTCACATTTCAGCTGAGATCATGCAGCTTCATCACAACAAGCACCATGCAACATATGTCAACAACCTTAACGCTACCGAAGAGAAATATCAAGAAGCTCTGGCCAAAC GTGATGTAACAACACAAGTGGCCCTTCAGGCAGCACTGAGGTTTAATGGTGGTGGTCATGTCAACCACAGCATCTTCTGGACAAACCTGTCTCCGAATGGTGGAGGAGAACCACAGG GAGACCTAATGGAGGCCATTAAGCAGGACTTTGGCTCATTCCAAAGATGAAGGAGAAAATTACTTCTGCAACTGTGGCGTTCAAGGATCAGGATGGGGTGGCTGGGTTTCGATAAGGAGAATGGGAGACTGAGAATTGCAGCATGTGCAAACCAGGATCCTCTGCAAGGAACCACTG GTCTCATTCCACTGCTCGGCATCGATGTCTGGGAACATGCTTACTATCTCCAGTACAAAAACGTCAGACCCGATTATGTTAAAGCCATATGGAACATTATAAACTGGGAGAATGTTAGTGAGCGCTTTCTAGCTGCTAAGAAGTCAAACTAG